CGAATGTTCCGACCTCGTTCTTTACAACGGCTCCAAAACAATCCCTGCAGAGAGTGTGCAGGTTAATTCCAACCTGATTGCGACTCTGGCTCTTGGGGATGCCGAATTGAACATCGTTCAGGTGCCTTTGTTCCACGCCCAAGCGCCCAACGACCCTCAGCACTTTGTGGGCACAGTCACCGTTACAGCCAGAGGTGAAGGAATGGTCGTCTCAGACGAGTTTACCCTTGAGGTCAAACAAGTCGCGGGCACCGCGCCTTTGGCTTCAAGCCTCTGCTTCGGCGGGGAGCCTTTGCCTGAGGGCAATCGTCTTTACTGGTCGAGGTTCGGCTTCGGTGAGCAAGGCTACAAGCTTTATCGTGCAAGGATAGACTCTGAGGAATTCACAATAATCAATGATAATCCCCTGGTCACCACCGAGTGTACCGACTACGATGTGGAACCCGTAATCGACTACAAGTACAAGCTCGGACTCGAAATGCCGAACGGCAAGGAAATAACAATAGGGCCGCTTTCCCTGACCTCTTCCAGTGAAGTAGGAAATATTGTGCTTTATGAAACCAGTCCTAATCCTTGGGTGGATGTCACTGAGATTAGTTACTTTATACCAAGAGACATCACCTCAGCG
Above is a genomic segment from bacterium containing:
- a CDS encoding T9SS type A sorting domain-containing protein — its product is RNAILVGSYVMVNPDNWQKNVDLYDGPANTNLALSYECSDLVLYNGSKTIPAESVQVNSNLIATLALGDAELNIVQVPLFHAQAPNDPQHFVGTVTVTARGEGMVVSDEFTLEVKQVAGTAPLASSLCFGGEPLPEGNRLYWSRFGFGEQGYKLYRARIDSEEFTIINDNPLVTTECTDYDVEPVIDYKYKLGLEMPNGKEITIGPLSLTSSSEVGNIVLYETSPNPWVDVTEISYFIPRDITSAQLKVYDITGKLVKTLVDGPQDSGNHSVTWDGTDERGRTISSGVYFYILNARDQKQTKKTILVR